In a single window of the Desulfuromonas sp. TF genome:
- the pdhA gene encoding pyruvate dehydrogenase (acetyl-transferring) E1 component subunit alpha: protein MKLKKELELLDARELLEMYRDMVRIREFEEACPKLYSQGKMGGFLHLYSGQEAVGVGVAHAMHKDDYMICAYREHGLALAKGIPPGPVMAELFGKATGVSKGKGGSMHMYDAELRFMGGYGIVGGHLPLSVGIGQAILYRETDEVVVCLFGDGATNQGVFHEAMNMAALYKVPVVFVCENNGYGIGTSVSRASSVEQLYKKSCAYETPGLKVDGMDVLEVYETVRTAVQKAREGGGPTYIEAVTYRFRGHSISDPGTYRSEQEKKIWRERDPIPNFAEWLLNEGHTDRGEIENIENEEKKRIEEAIRFAEESPDPDSEELWTDVYA, encoded by the coding sequence ATGAAGCTGAAGAAGGAACTGGAACTCCTGGATGCTCGTGAACTGCTGGAGATGTACCGGGACATGGTGCGGATCCGGGAATTCGAGGAAGCCTGTCCCAAATTGTACAGCCAGGGGAAAATGGGGGGATTTCTCCACCTGTACAGCGGTCAGGAAGCGGTCGGGGTCGGAGTCGCCCACGCCATGCACAAGGATGATTACATGATTTGTGCTTACCGGGAGCATGGTCTTGCCCTGGCCAAGGGGATCCCTCCCGGACCCGTTATGGCCGAACTTTTCGGCAAGGCCACCGGGGTGAGCAAAGGCAAAGGGGGATCGATGCACATGTACGATGCCGAACTGCGCTTCATGGGCGGTTACGGCATCGTAGGCGGACACCTCCCCCTTTCCGTTGGGATCGGCCAGGCCATTCTCTATCGCGAAACCGACGAGGTGGTGGTCTGCCTGTTTGGAGACGGAGCGACCAATCAGGGGGTTTTTCACGAAGCCATGAATATGGCGGCCCTGTACAAGGTGCCGGTCGTCTTTGTCTGCGAAAACAACGGCTACGGAATAGGGACCAGTGTTTCCCGGGCGAGTTCCGTCGAGCAATTATATAAAAAGAGCTGCGCCTACGAGACCCCTGGACTCAAGGTCGACGGCATGGATGTGCTCGAGGTGTATGAAACCGTACGCACTGCGGTACAAAAGGCTCGCGAGGGAGGAGGACCGACCTATATCGAAGCGGTCACCTACCGTTTCCGCGGTCACTCCATCTCCGATCCCGGAACGTATCGGAGCGAGCAGGAAAAGAAAATCTGGCGAGAACGGGACCCGATCCCAAACTTTGCAGAATGGCTGCTCAATGAAGGGCATACAGACCGCGGGGAAATCGAAAATATAGAAAACGAGGAGAAGAAGCGGATTGAGGAAGCCATTCGCTTTGCCGAGGAAAGTCCGGACCCCGACTCCGAGGAGCTTTGGACCGACGTCTATGCCTGA